In a genomic window of Rhopalosiphum maidis isolate BTI-1 chromosome 4, ASM367621v3, whole genome shotgun sequence:
- the LOC113556558 gene encoding facilitated trehalose transporter Tret1-2 homolog produces the protein MLECIEIQEGIVRQVTYTILVSWCSLTIGMCLEWTWHNDDVKTEFNWSAFENMSKTLIYAGAIISAGPAALVASMQTKLREVLIIGIFFTLCGSIVLMTCSTSALSTLVAGRILHGMGAGIVCVVVPNYAAEITEPKYRDVLIGLHHVHLLCGMILSHIVDEYNMDSYMIMGTVAMAILNLIALYVIEDPPYFQLIFYENLRKSESDCKYIDLSSNSCHSMLRKRDIDKIIYLFSIFTKKQYFRPLLVNICLISIQQFSGNISLMYKLQCTYGVLVFPFSGLVSTMTSILLISSMFCLLSLRILGKKYILIISGLGMVITLFLVNSTYYMNSMDSLWLPSLIFIYIIFYSIGYGPLPWILMPQICPRKSKLWTSGVTVSLYAFLNLIINQPFIDIKRYMIYMLSGVDIFLLIFTVVSTIGTIFAFLFIPKIKDRIPS, from the exons atgttGGAATGTATTGAAATACAAGAGGGCATAGTACGACAGGttacttatacaattttag TGTCCTGGTGTTCTTTAACGATCGGCATGTGTTTGGAGTGGACGTGGCACAATGATGACGTGAAAACGGAATTCAATTGGAGTGCATTcgaaaatatgtcaaaaactCTCATATACGCAGGGGCAATCATCAGCGCTGGACCAGCGGCGCTCGTTGCATCGATGCAGACGAAACTCAGAGAGGTGCTAATCATCGGGATATTTTTTACGCTCTGCGGGTCAATTGTGCTCATGACGTGTTCGACTAGCGCGTTGTCGACACTCGTTGCAGGACGAATTCTGCACGGTATGGGTGCTGGGATTGTGTGCGTTGTCGTGCCCAATTACGCAGCAGAAATCACTGAGCCGAAGTACAGAG ACGTGTTAATTGGTTTGCATCATGTACACTTGTTATGTGGTATGATTTTGTCACACATCGTCGACGAGTATAACATGGATTCATATATGATCATGGGAACTGTAGCTATGGCAATTTTAAACTTGATAGCATTATATGTCATCGAAGACCCACCATATTTTCAGctgatattttatgaaaacctGCGAAAGAGTGAATcggattgtaaatatattgatttgtcGAGCAATAGTTGTcacagt ATGTTAAGAAAACGAGACatcgacaaaataatatacttattttcgattttcacgaaaaaacaatattttcgtcCATTGTTGGTTAACATCTGTTTAATAAGTATCCAACAATTTAGTGGTAACATTTCATTGATGTATAAACTACAATGTACATATGGAGTATTAGTATTTCCATTTAGTGGATTGGTATCAACTATGACTAGTATCTTA ctcATTTCATCAATGTTTTGTTTACTAAGTCTCAGAATTTTGggaaagaaatatatattaatcatctCAGGACTTGGCATGGTAATCACTTTATTCTTGGTTAATAGCACGTATTATATGAATAGTATGGACTCGTTATGGTTACCAAGTTTAatctttatctatattattttttattcaattggaTATGGTCCATTGCCATGGATTTTGATGCCTCAAATTTGCCCAAGAAAA tcgaAATTGTGGACATCTGGCGTCACTGTAAGTCTATAcgcttttttgaatttaatcattaatcaaccgtttattgacattaaaagatatatgatatacatgcTAAGTGGAGTGgatatttttctattgattTTTACTGTTGTAAGTACTATTGGTactatttttgcatttttgttcataccaaaaataaaagacCGTATTCCGTCATAA